The following are encoded in a window of Capricornis sumatraensis isolate serow.1 chromosome 7, serow.2, whole genome shotgun sequence genomic DNA:
- the ALB gene encoding albumin gives MKWVTFISLLLLFSSAYSRGVFRRDTHKSEIAHRFNDLGEENFQGLVLIAFSQYLQQCPFDEHVKLVKELTEFAKTCVADESHAGCDKSLHTLFGDELCKVATLRETYGDMADCCEKQEPERNECFLKHKDDSPDLPKLKPEPDTLCAEFKADEKKFWGKYLYEVARRHPYFYAPELLYYANKYNGVFQECCQAEDKGACLLPKIETMREKVLASSARQRLKCASIQKFGERALKAWSVARLSQKFPKADFTEVTKIVTDLTKVHKECCHGDLLECADDRADLAKYMCDHQDALSSKLKECCDKPVLEKSHCIAEVDEDAVPENLPPITADFAEDKEVCKNYQEAKDVFLGSFLYEYSRRHPEYAVSVLLRLAKEYEATLEDCCAKDDPHACYATVFDKLKHLVDEPQNLIKKNCELFEKHGEYGFQNALIVRYTRKAPQVSTPTLVEISRSLGKVGTKCCTKPESERMPCTEDYLSLILNRLCVLHEKTPVSEKVTKCCTESLVNRRPCFSDLTLDETYVPKPFDEKFFTFHADICTLPDTEKQIKKQTALVELLKHKPKATDEQLKTVMENFVAFVDKCCAADDKEGCFVLEGPKLVASTQAALA, from the exons ATGAAGTGGGTGACTTTtatttcccttctccttctcttcagCTCTGCTTATTCCAGGGGTGTGTTTCGTCGAGATACAC ACAAGAGTGAGATTGCTCATCGGTTTAATGATTTGGGAGAAGAAAATTTTCAAGGCCT GGTACTGATTGCCTTTTCTCAGTATCTCCAGCAGTGTCCATTTGATGAACATGTAAAATTAGTGAAGGAACTAACTGAGTTTGCAAAAACATGTGTTGCTGATGAGTCACATGCTGGTTGTGATAAGTCACTT CACACTCTCTTCGGAGATGAATTGTGTAAAGTTGCAACCCTTCGCGAAACCTATGGTGACATGGCCGACTGCTGTGAGAAACAAGAGCCTGAAAGAAATGAATGCTTCCTGAAACACAAAGATGATAGCCCAGACCTCCCTAAACTGAAACCAGAGCCCGATACTTTGTGTGCCGAGTTTAAGGCAGATGAAAAGAAGTTTTGGGGAAA ataCCTATACGAAGTTGCCAGAAGACATCCCTACTTTTATGCACCAGAACTCCTTTACTATGCTAATAAATATAATGGAGTTTTTCAAGAATGCTGCCAAGCTGAAGATAAAGGTGCCTGCCTACTACCAAAG ATTGAAACTATGAGAGAAAAAGTACTGGCTTCATCTGCCAGACAGAGACTCAAGTGTGCCAGTATTCAAAAATTTGGAGAAAGAGCTTTAAAAGCATG GTCAGTAGCTCGCCTGAGCCAGAAATTTCCCAAGGCTGACTTTACAGAGGTTACCAAGATAGTGACAGATCTCACTAAGGTCCACAAGGAGTGCTGCCATGGTGACCTACTTGAATGTGCAGATGACAGG GCAGATCTTGCCAAGTACATGTGTGATCATCAAGATGCACTCTCCAGTAAACTGAAGGAATGCTGTGATAAGCCTGTGTTGGAAAAATCCCACTGCATTGCTGAGGTAGATGAAGATGCCGTGCCTGAAAACCTGCCCCCAATAACTGCTGACTTTGCTGAAGATAAGGAGGTTTGCAAAAACTATCAGGAAGCAAAAGATGTCTTCCTGGGCTC GTTTTTGTATGAATATTCAAGAAGGCATCCTGAGTATGCTGTCTCAGTGCTATTGAGACTTGCCAAGGAATATGAAGCCACACTGGAGGACTGCTGTGCCAAAGACGATCCACACGCATGCTATGCCACAGTG tttgacAAACTTAAGCATCTTGTGGATGAGCCTCAGAATTTAATCAAAAAAAACTGTGAGCTATTTGAAAAACATGGAGAGTATGGATTCCAAAATGC GCTCATAGTTCGTTACACCAGGAAAGCACCCCAAGTGTCAACTCCAACTCTGGTGGAGATTTCAAGAAGCCTAGGAAAAGTGGGCACTAAGTGTTGTACAAAGCCTGAATCAGAAAGAATGCCCTGTACCGAAGACTAT CTGAGCTTGATCCTGAACCGGTTGTGCGTGTTGCATGAGAAGACACCAGTGAGTGAAAAAGTCACCAAGTGCTGCACGGAGTCATTGGTGAACAGACGGCCATGTTTCTCTGATCTGACACTTGACGAAACATATGTACCCAAACCCTTTGATGAGAAATTTTTCACCTTCCATGCAGATATATGCACACTTCCTGATACTGAGAAACAAATCAAGAAACAAAC TGCACTTGTTGAGCTGTTGAAACACAAGCCCAAGGCAACAGATGAACAACTGAAAACCGTTATGGAGAATTTTGTGGCTTTTGTAGACAAGTGCTGCGCAGCTGATGACAAAGAAGGCTGCTTTGTTCTGGAG gGTCCAAAACTTGTTGCTTCAACTCAAGCAGCCTTAGCCTAA